A window of Fragaria vesca subsp. vesca linkage group LG7, FraVesHawaii_1.0, whole genome shotgun sequence contains these coding sequences:
- the LOC101300003 gene encoding protein SUPPRESSOR OF PHYA-105 1-like: protein MRTLAGSNWPESLTNNCSSNMEDKDLSSGYEALRKSPHSITGIAPAAKELKLKNPRKPNSADYSQGGSGFRSKDSHGDSVSEDNDQILLRVRRELREMHSSVRSLKPSSSNSSEQDTDKMLAYVRARNSKIISSNMLSIAKKQLKIHSTNSHLQSLVKETSKGKGISKISVMDQKVSCGTRMKSFMQNGQHSSVVLDRSGPESVSTGICLREWLEPGCHKVDRAERLLIFRQIVELVDFAHCQGVALQELRPSRFILLPSNVIKYTGAIIRSDSIVNRDLSKKRLLEQGDCAGRNVGGKQQKLSDKMITTSGGSGTKERTEKEFCIDPEDSGYGELQFQNTLLLPKQQTISATVHLEETWYTSPEDLSEIGCTLSSNVYGLGILLFELLCCCESWEVHSAVMSDLYHRILPPYFLSRSPKEAGFCFWLLHPEPLSRPTSREILQSELLGGHQEAYCCDDFSNFNDDLDAESELRSFLLSLKDRKHGHASKLIEDIRCLEEDISKFTTRDLSGASSDYFRAPDQLSCQREQGFCLEEPVRSGASSRLFSDSDMNEAQMMKSISQLDGAYFSARSQMLVTETASAAESNKDLLDKRDNVRNDSQDLSINKKSGDPLGAFFNGLSKYACHKKFKECGTLRNADLHNSSSAICSLSFDRDEDYIATAGVSKKIKIFDFGALVDNCLDIYYPSVEMSNNSRLSSVCWNNYFRSYLASSDYDGVVKIWDANTGQGICQHKEHQRRAWSVDFSQADPTKFASGSDDFSVRLWDVKEENSINTIWNPANVCFVQFSAYSSHLLILGCADYKVYGYDLRHTKLPWCTLPGHAKAVSYVRCVDKETLVSASTDNTLKLWDLNKSSSTGLSSNACSLTFSGHTNEKNFVGLSVFDGYIACGSETNEVYSYHRSLPIPITSHKFGSIDPVPRREVGDSGPYVSSVCWRRKSNTLVAANSSGTMKLLQIV, encoded by the exons ATGCGCACATTGGCAGGTAGTAATTGGCCAGAAAGCTTGACCAATAATTGTAGTTCTAATATGGAGGACAAGGATTTGAGTTCTGGATATGAGGCACTTCGTAAAAGTCCCCATTCCATAACTGGCATTGCCCCTGCTGCTAAAGAGTTAAAATTGAAAAATCCAAGGAAACCAAACTCAGCTGATTATAGTCAGGGAGGAAGTGGATTTAGAAGTAAGGATTCACATGGTGATTCTGTGTCAGAAGATAATGATCAGATATTGCTGAGAGTTAGACGTGAGCTTAGAGAAATGCATTCTAGCGTTCGAAGTCTGAAGCCTTCTTCAAGCAATTCCTCTGAGCAAGACACTGATAAAATGTTGGCATATGTAAGGGCTAGGAACAGCAAGATCATCTCAAGCAATATGCTAAGTATTGCCAAAAAGCAGCTGAAAATCCATTCTACTAATAGCCATCTTCAATCTCTTGTGAAGGAAACATCGAAGGGAAAGGGTATCAGTAAAATTTCAGTTATGGACCAGAAGGTATCTTGCGGTACAAGGATGAAATCATTTATGCAAAATGGTCAGCATTCTTCAGTTGTCCTTGATAGGTCTGGTCCAGAATCTGTCAGTACTGGGATTTGCCTGAGGGAGTGGCTTGAACCTGGTTGTCACAAGGTAGATAGAGCTGAAAGACTGCTCATATTTAGGCAGATTGTGGAGTTGGTGGATTTTGCACATTGTCAAGGTGTTGCCTTGCAAGAGTTGCGGCCATCACGCTTCATTTTATTGCCATCAAATGTTATTAAATATACTGGAGCCATCATACGATCAGATAGTATCGTGAACCGAGATTTGAGTAAGAAGAGGCTATTAGAGCAAGGGGACTGTGCTGGACGTAATGTAGGTGGAAAACAGCAAAAACTGAGTGATAAGATGATAACCACGAGTGGTGGCTCTGGGACTAAAGAACGTACTGAGAAGGAGTTCTGCATAGATCCTGAAGATTCTGGGTATGGTGAACTCCAGTTCCAGAATACATTACTTTTACCCAAACAACAAACCATTTCTGCAACAGTTCATTTGGAAGAGACGTGGTATACTAGCCCAGAGGATCTCAGTGAGATAGGCTGTACACTTTCATCAAATGTCTATGGCCTCGGCATTCTTCTTTTTGAG TTGTTGTGCTGCTGTGAATCTTGGGAGGTGCATTCTGCAGTGATGTCGGATTTGTACCATCGAATCCTACCACCATATTTTCTTTCACGAAGTCCAAAGGAAGCTGGCTTCTGCTTTTGGCTTCTCCATCCTGAACCTTTATCTCGTCCAACATCCAG AGAAATCTTGCAGTCTGAACTCTTAGGTGGACACCAAGAAGCGTATTGTTGTGATGATTTCTCAAATTTTAATGATGATCTTGATGCAGAATCTGAGTTGCGCAGTTTTCTTCTCTCATTAAAGGACAGGAAGCATGGGCATGCCTCTAAGTTAATCGAAGATATAAGATGCTTAGAAGAAGATATAAGCAAGTTTACGACGAGGGACTTGTCAGGGGCATCCTCAGATTATTTCAGGGCACCCGATCAGCTTTCCTGTCAAAGAGAACAGGGATTTTGTCTGGAAGAGCCTGTACGTTCCGGTGCTTCGTCTAGACTATTCTCAGATTCAGACATGAATGAGGCACAAATGATGAAAAGTATCAGTCAGCTAGACGGTGCCTACTTCTCCGCAAGATCCCAAATGCTGGTAACGGAAACTGCTTCTGCAGCAGAATCTAATAAGGACTTGTTAGACAAGCGAGATAATGTGCGAAATGATTCTCAAGATTTAAGCATCAATAAGAAATCAGGTGATCCCCTTGGGGCCTTTTTCAATGGCCTCTCCAAGTATGCTTGCCACAAAAAGTTTAAAGAATGTGGGACACTAAGGAATGCAGATCTTCACAACTCTTCCAGTGCAATCTGCTCTTTAAGTTTCGACCGTGATGAGGACTATATTGCTACAGCCGGAGTATCAAAGAAAATCAAAATCTTTGATTTTGGTGCCCTTGTAGACAACTGTTTAGACATCTATTATCCTTCAGTTGAGATGTCGAACAATTCTAGGCTGAGCTCTGTTTGCTGGAACAACTACTTTAGGAGCTATCTCGCATCATCAGATTATGATGGAGTGGTAAAG ATATGGGATGCAAACACCGGTCAAGGAATTTGTCAGCATAAAGAACACCAAAGGAGGGCTTGGTCTGTCGACTTTTCTCAAGCTGACCCAACAAAGTTTGCTAGTGGAAGTGATGACTTTTCAGTGAGATTGTGGGATGTTAAAGAG GAAAATTCAATAAACACGATCTGGAACCCTGCTAATGTCTGCTTTGTTCAGTTCTCCGCTTACTCTTCTCATCTCTTAATTCTTGGATGTGCTGATTACAAGGTCTACGGCTATGATCTTCGGCATACTAAATTGCCTTGGTGTACTTTACCGGGTCATGCAAAAGCTGTTAGCTATGTCAGGTGTGTAGATAAAGAAACTCTAGTTTCCGCTTCGACAGACAACACTCTGAAGCTTTGGGATCTTAACAAATCTAGTTCAACCGGGTTGTCTTCCAATGCGTGCAGCTTAACTTTTAGTGGTCATACTAATGAGAAG AATTTTGTAGGTTTATCTGTTTTTGATGGATACATAGCATGCGGTTCAGAAACTAACGAG GTTTATAGTTATCACAGAAGTCTACCCATTCCAATCACTTCTCACAAATTTGGATCTATTGATCCTGTCCCTAGAAGGGAGGTTGGTGATAGTGGACCGTATGTCTCAAGTGTCTGTTGGCGAAGAAAGTCTAACACACTTGTTGCTGCCAACTCAAGTGGAACAATGAAATTATTGCAGATAGTTTGA
- the LOC101300294 gene encoding uncharacterized protein LOC101300294: MEPFRRLGEALGSIKSLMVFRDNIHINYRQCLLLLDIFGSAFDLIAEEMKHNLRFDEKHTKWKVLEQPLRDMHRIFKEGELYIKHCLDKKEWWAKAISLYQNTDCVEFHIHNLLSCIPIVIEAIEIAGEVSGSDLSEMQRRKSVYAEKYKETYRDWKLFQWRFGKQYLITQDFCNRFDTVWKEDRWTLLNQIRERKLSSGSTKYERRLTDQLLKALDGPEPWNGKLLPSSILVGSTEYQVRRRLGSGSQYKEILWLGESFALRQFNGEIEPLLPEISSLLSLSHPNLVHCLCGFTDEEKKECFLIMELMSRDLGSYIKEICGPKKRIPFTLHVAIDLMLQIARGMEYLHSKKIYHGELNTCNILVKARGISTEGFLQAKISDFGLTSVRNSTQKNPSNQNGSPPVIWYSPEVLEAQEHSESSEKKYTEKSDVYSFGMICFQLLTGKVPFEDSHLQGDKMSRNIRAGERPLFPFYSLRYVTNLTKRCWHAEPNQRPSFSSICRILRYVKRFLAMNPDYDSQQDPPVPIVDYCDIESGVLRKFPSWGSSDQLALSQIPFHMLVYRIAEKDRNSGLKDTSESGSDASLCGDGIVTPPDDPFPATPERKCSPDTMHKKLPLLRRSSDVKLNRQPGTPRGRSARPPQGTTPPYRSFSMRTSSESLLTMSPKMRRTSMASDMGSSPRIRRTKSGHASDSELS, translated from the exons ATGGAGCCATTCCGAAGGCTTGGGGAGGCTTTAGGAAGTATTAAGTCTTTGATGGTGTTCCGAGACAATATCCATATCAATTACCGGCAATGCCTTTTGCTGCTCGACATCTTTGGCTCAGCGTTTGACTTAATAGCCGAGGAGATGAAACACAACCTGAGATTTGATGAGAAGCACACTAAATGGAAAGTTCTTGAGCAGCCATTGAGAGACATGCACAGGATATTTAAAGAAGGAGAGCTCTACATTAAGCATTGCTTGGACAAAAAGGAATGGTGGGCGAAAGCCATCTCACTCTATCAGAACACCGATTGTGTTGAGTTTCACATCCACAACTTGCTTTCCTGCATCCCAATTGTCATTGAAGCAATAGAAATTGCAGGGGAAGTGTCAGGGTCGGATTTGAGTGAGATGCAAAGGAGGAAAAGCGTGTATGCGGAAAAGTACAAAGAAACATATAGAGATTGGAAGCTTTTCCAATGGAGATTTGGGAAGCAGTACCTGATCACTCAAGATTTCTGCAATAGATTTGACACAGTATGGAAGGAAGATAGATGGACTCTTCTGAATCAAATCAGAGAGAGAAAACTGAGCTCGGGTTCAACAAAGTACGAACGACGCCTCACAGATCAACTTCTTAAAGCCCTAGATGGGCCAGAGCCTTGGAATGGGAAGCTCTTGCCTAGCTCAATCCTGGTGGGATCTACGGAGTACCAAGTGAGGCGAAGACTAGGCAGTGGAAGTCAGTACAAAGAGATCCTATGGTTGGGTGAAAGCTTTGCCTTGAGGCAGTTCAATGGAGAAATTGAACCCTTGCTGCCAGAGATCTCTTCATTGTTATCACTTTCCCACCCTAACCTTGTTCACTGCCTTTGTGGGTTTACAGATGAGGAAAAGAAAGAATGTTTCCTCATTATGGAGCTGATGAGTAGAGACCTTGGAAGCTATATCAAGGAGATCTGTGGCCCGAAGAAGCGAATTCCATTTACTCTTCATGTTGCTATTGATCTGATGCTTCAAATTGCAAGAGGAATGGAATATCTCCACTCGAAGAAAATCTACCACGGAGAATTGAATACTTGTAACATACTGGTTAAAGCAAGAGGGATATCCACAGAAGGTTTCTTGCAAGCAAAGATTTCAGATTTTGGTCTAACTTCTGTTAGAAACTCCACCCAGAAAAACCCTTCAAATCAGAATGGAAGCCCACCTGTTATATGGTATTCTCCTGAAGTTCTGGAAGCGCAAGAACATAGTGAAAGTAGTGAGAAAAAGTACACAGAAAAGTCTGATGTGTATAGCTTTGGGATGATTTGCTTTCAGCTTCTAACTGGGAAAGTGCCTTTTGAGGATAGTCATCTTCAAGGGGACAAAATGAGCCGAAACATTAGAGCAGGGGAGAGGCCATTGTTCCCCTTCTACTCTCTAAGATATGTCACCAACCTCACAAAGAGATGTTGGCATGCGGAACCAAATCAAAGGCCAAGCTTCTCATCCATCTGTAGGATTCTTCGCTATGTTAAAAGGTTCCTTGCCATGAATCCTGACTATGACAGCCAGCAAGACCCACCAGTGCCTATAGTAGATTACTGTGACATCGAGTCAGGGGTTCTGAGGAAGTTCCCTTCTTGGGGGAGCTCTGATCAACTAGCATTATCACAGATCCCATTTCATATGCTTGTTTATAGGATAGCGGAAAAAGACAGAAACTCAGGACTGAAAGATACTTCAGAATCAGGAAGCGACGCTTCGTTATGTGGGGATGGAATTGTCACCCCACCAGACGATCCATTCCCAGCTACACCTGAAAGGAAGTGTTCACCTGATACTATGCACAAGAAACTTCCATTGTTGAGGAGATCTTCAGACGTGAAACTCAACAGACAACCAG GAACACCAAGAGGACGGTCTGCCAGACCTCCACAGGGAACGACCCCTCCTTATCGTAGTTTTAGCATGAGAACAAGTTCAGAAAGCCTGCTAACGATGTCTCCAAAAATGCGGAGGACATCAATGGCTTCAGATATGGGGTCGAGTCCAAGAATACGGAGAACCAAATCCGGTCATGCCTCAGACTCTGAGCTCTCCTAG